One Phragmites australis chromosome 23, lpPhrAust1.1, whole genome shotgun sequence DNA window includes the following coding sequences:
- the LOC133906300 gene encoding uncharacterized protein LOC133906300: protein MPPKRKSPAAAAPAAGSPRKTRSMAAAGKRGAEASSAKRAPAKKEPAAVTAAAEQKEGKRAPKEETVTAAAEPKGRKRAKKEAEAVVEEDGGDVAEKGKRVIVEACTQCRQFKIRAQKVKEDLESSVPGVSVIINPEKPRRGCLEIREEGGEVFISLLNMPRPFTPMKKLDMDEVIKDIAKKIS, encoded by the exons ATGCCTCCCAAGCGCAAGTCTCCGGCGGCGGCTGCCCCAGCGGCGGGGTCCCCGAGGAAGACGCGTAGCATGGCCGCCGCTGGGAAGCGGGGAGCGGAAGCTTCTTCTGCGAAGAGGGCGCCGGCCAAGAAGGAGCCGGCGGCGGTAACGGCGGCCGCGGAGCAGAAGGAGGGGAAGAGGGCCCCCAAGGAGGAGACGGTGACTGCGGCCGCCGAGCCTAAAGGGAGGAAGCGGGCGAAGAAGGAGGCagaggcggtggtggaggaggatggCGGTGATGTAGCGGAGAAAGGGAAGCGCGTCATTGTCGAGGCTTG CACTCAGTGCAGACAGTTTAAGATCAGAgctcagaaggtgaaggagGATCTGGAAAGTTCTGTTCCTGGTGTTTCTGTGATAATCAACCCTGAGAAG CCACGTCGCGGCTGCCTTGAGATACGTGAGGAAGGTGGTGAAGTGTTCATATCACTGCTG AACATGCCACGCCCCTTCACTCCAATGAAGAAGCTCGACATGGATGAGGTTATCAAGGACATTGCCAAGAAAATATCCTAA